Proteins co-encoded in one Amaranthus tricolor cultivar Red isolate AtriRed21 chromosome 7, ASM2621246v1, whole genome shotgun sequence genomic window:
- the LOC130818340 gene encoding uncharacterized protein LOC130818340 produces the protein MFGRSPLLISGSFRPENLGQHALAMIGNACFSIFVVGVLIFTIIAATYEPEDPLFHPSDKISNFLTSTSNATFESDSTVIKTGEDFMAANQTAFNTFINITDVADSAELAANVGSDCQNETGKPIDCKDPEVFHTMMRAAIEKFKDIHFYRFGKPVRGDEDNTCDMAWRFRPKEGKTASLYKDYRRFVVSRAENCSLSVTSIGEYHTGVNARKRKLNKQAVFEKEAQKGEVTSLPVVGEIVNDSLPVVESEAAFKSGKYLYYAGGGDRCKSMNHYLWSFLCSLGEAQYLNRTLIMDLSICLSSMYTKTGQNEEGKDFRFYFDFEHLKEEASVLDQNQFWADWNKWQRKDRLSLHLVEDFRVTPMKLIDVKDTLVIRKFGTVEPDNYWYRVCEGEAESVIQRPWHMLWKSRRLMDVVSAIASRLNWDYDSVHIVRGEKALNKELWPNLDKDTSPDALLTTLKDKVEEGRNLYIATNEPDRSFFDPLKDKYTTHFLDDYQDLWETDSEWYTKTRNLNNGAPVEFDGYMRISVDTEVFLRGKKQLETFNDLTSDCKDGVNTCSTSS, from the coding sequence ATGTTTGGACGTTCTCCTCTTTTGATATCTGGGAGCTTTAGGCCTGAAAACTTAGGTCAACATGCTCTAGCAATGATTGGAAATGCATGTTTCAGTATTTTTGTTGTTGGGGTGTTAATTTTCACCATTATTGCCGCTACTTATGAACCAGAGGATCCTCTTTTCCATCCTTCTGATAAGATCTCCAACTTCCTCACGTCAACCTCCAATGCCACTTTTGAGTCTGATAGTACTGTTATCAAGACTGGGGAAGACTTCATGGCAGCAAATCAAACAGCTTTCAACACTTTCATAAACATTACTGATGTAGCTGATAGTGCTGAACTTGCGGCTAATGTGGGGTCTGATTGTCAGAATGAGACTGGTAAACCAATTGACTGCAAGGACCCAGAAGTTTTCCATACTATGATGAGAGCTGCCATTGAGAAGTTCAAGGACATTCACTTTTACCGATTTGGAAAGCCAGTCCGTGGTGATGAGGATAACACTTGTGACATGGCATGGCGGTTCAGACCTAAAGAAGGGAAGACTGCATCTCTTTATAAGGATTACAGGAGATTTGTGGTCTCTAGGGCTGAGAATTGCAGTTTGAGTGTGACATCAATAGGTGAGTACCATACTGGAGTTAATGCAAGGAAGAGGAAGCTAAACAAGCAAGCTGTCTTTGAGAAGGAAGCCCAAAAAGGTGAAGTGACTTCTTTGCCGGTTGTTGGGGAAATAGTAAATGATAGCCTTCCTGTTGTTGAATCAGAAGCGGCATTCAAGAGTGGAAAGTACTTGTACTACGCTGGGGGTGGAGATAGATGCAAGAGCATGAATCACTACCTTTGGAGTTTCTTGTGTTCACTTGGTGAAGCTCAGTATTTGAACCGTACATTGATCATGGACCTGAGCATATGTCTGTCATCTATGTATACCAAGACAGGACAAAATGAGGAAGGAAAAGATTTccgattttattttgattttgagcATTTGAAAGAGGAAGCTTCGGTTTTGGATCAAAACCAGTTTTGGGCTGATTGGAACAAGTGGCAGAGGAAAGATAGACTAAGTCTTCATCTTGTGGAAGATTTTAGGGTTACACCTATGAAGCTCATAGATGTGAAGGATACGTTGGTTATCAGAAAGTTTGGTACAGTTGAACCAGACAATTACTGGTATCGGGTGTGTGAAGGAGAGGCGGAGTCTGTTATTCAGAGACCATGGCACATGTTATGGAAGTCAAGAAGGTTGATGGACGTTGTTTCTGCAATTGCATCTAGGTTGAACTGGGACTATGATTCTGTTCATATTGTTCGAGGGGAGAAAGCACTGAACAAAGAACTTTGGCCTAATCTTGATAAGGATACCTCACCTGACGCTCTTCTTACGACATTAAAGGACAAAGTTGAGGAAGGAAGAAACCTCTATATTGCTACAAATGAGCCTGACAGATCATTCTTTGATCCCTTGAAAGACAAATACACGACTCATTTTCTAGACGATTATCAAGATCTTTGGGAAACAGACAGCGAGTGGTACACTAAGACGAGGAATCTCAACAACGGAGCACCTGTTGAGTTTGATGGTTACATGAGGATATCAGTTGATACAGAAGTgtttttaaggggtaaaaagcAGCTCGAGACCTTCAATGACCTTACAAGTGATTGCAAAGATGGGGTAAACACTTGCAGCACTTCTAGTTAG
- the LOC130818341 gene encoding 60 kDa jasmonate-induced protein-like isoform X1: MLRFNIASDKYNVFLQQVRDWAKDPNRFSHGRPVLPYPPPTMQQAQYTDIELRAKDDKQVERVLTVKLRRHDLYIIGYRMEGANNWLEFKWEDPKLKLIPNSESLGFGENYDNLGKLENLEKVGYTTLKKTIADLAVTRDSNTRKSCLRVLAVMIPEAVRFQKLSDPFSTAMQNLSDIKFDEVWMEELIKSWGNLSDMLLREDQYAIYFRLPRDKETNQPNILTRTKEIGIVTSMDAAKCIALLKGNYPAPKLQFAAFSPVSNAPSTSIRGKGLPLLQVYSVYINNLVGEIELYGKVQIDDGLGTFHLYNRQRTSYESIQVSEGVTLSGPYRGTSASQYFEVNLDLKKRGNSVGLDVDISKGSFSWDLCQLSNNNYYDKQLSYVVHGKNSSATVYYTPFRDAVQANVEVVLINGDGKDPAEVYGSMVARYSNYNDQSKYYQSVLFSKSSKDCVKVKAGNSIPLSRFVVAVPTLGSLIVDANFCVSSGKEIAKGIAEFPPQLDGKTVRDIKGTYGLVRVTVSWKGRISDD; encoded by the exons ATGTTGAGATTCAACATAGCAAGTGACAAGTACAATGTATTTCTCCAACAAGTACGAGACTGGGCAAAGGATCCAAACAGGTTTTCCCATGGTCGACCTGTGCTTCCATATCCCCCTCCAACCATGCAACAAGCACAGTATACCGACATCGAACTTCGAGCCAAAGATGATAAACAAGTAGAAAGAGTCCTAACTGTGAAACTCAGACGCCATGACCTCTACATTATAGG GTATCGTATGGAAGGAGCAAACAACTGGCTTGAATTCAAATGGGAAGATCCAAAACTAAAGCTAATTCCCAATTCCGAATCTCTTGGATTCGGGGAGAACTATGATAACTTAGGTAAGCTAGAAAATCTCGAAAAAGTCGGGTATACTACACTCAAAAAAACTATTGCTGATCTTGCTGTAACCCGAGACAGCAACACCCGGAAGTCGTGTTTGCGTGTTTTAGCTGTTATGATACCGGAAGCAGTCAGATTTCAGAAACTGTCTGATCCTTTTAGCACTGCTATGCAAAATCTAAGTGATATAAAATTCGATGAGGTTTGGATGGAAGAACTTATCAAAAGTTGGGGAAACTTATCGGATATGTTATTGCGCGAGGATCAGTACGCAATTTACTTCCGTCTACCAAGAGATAAAGAGACTAATCAACCGAATATCCTCACACGAACAAAAGAGATAGGAATTGTGACATCCATGGATGCTGCTAAGTGTATTGCCCTGTTAAAAGGGAATTACCCTGCACCCAAACTCCAATTCGCTGCGTTTTCACCTGTTTCTAATGCTCCTAGTACTTCCATTCGAGGTAAAGGATTACCGCTACTTCAAGTTTACTCCGTCTACATCAACAATCTTGTCGGAGAAATTGAATTGTATGGAAAGGTACAAATCGATGATGGGTTAGGTACCTTCCATTTGTACAATCGACAGAGAACTAGTTACGAGTCTATTCAAGTGTCCGAGGGTGTCACGCTTTCTGGACCCTATCGCGGTACATCAGCTAGTCAGTACTTTGAAGTGAATCTCGATCTTAAAAAACGAGGTAATTCTGTTGGTTTAGATGTAGATATAAGTAAGGGAAGTTTTTCTTGGGATCTTTGTCAGCTTAGCAATAACAATTACTATGACAAACAATTGTCTTATGTTGTGCACGGTAAAAATAGTTCGGCCACAGTTTATTACACCCCATTTCGCGATGCTGTGCAGGCTAACGTAGAAGTTGTGCTCATAAATGGAGATGGTAAGGACCCGGCTGAAGTGTATGGAAGTATGGTTGCTCGTTATAGCAACTACAACGATCAAAGTAAGTACTATCAAAGCGTACTTTTTAGCAAGTCGAGTAAAGATTGTGTGAAAGTGAAGGCTGGGAACTCGATTCCATTGTCGAGGTTTGTTGTAGCTGTGCCTACTTTAGGGTCACTTATTGTTGATGCAAACTTTTGTGTTAGTTCTGGTAAAGAAATTGCTAAGGGGATTGCTGAGTTTCCTCCTCAGTTGGATGGTAAGACTGTTAGAGATATCAAGGGGACATATGGCCTAGTTCGAGTGACCGTGTCTTGGAAGGGTCGGATCTCTGATGATTGA
- the LOC130818341 gene encoding uncharacterized protein LOC130818341 isoform X2 — MEGANNWLEFKWEDPKLKLIPNSESLGFGENYDNLGKLENLEKVGYTTLKKTIADLAVTRDSNTRKSCLRVLAVMIPEAVRFQKLSDPFSTAMQNLSDIKFDEVWMEELIKSWGNLSDMLLREDQYAIYFRLPRDKETNQPNILTRTKEIGIVTSMDAAKCIALLKGNYPAPKLQFAAFSPVSNAPSTSIRGKGLPLLQVYSVYINNLVGEIELYGKVQIDDGLGTFHLYNRQRTSYESIQVSEGVTLSGPYRGTSASQYFEVNLDLKKRGNSVGLDVDISKGSFSWDLCQLSNNNYYDKQLSYVVHGKNSSATVYYTPFRDAVQANVEVVLINGDGKDPAEVYGSMVARYSNYNDQSKYYQSVLFSKSSKDCVKVKAGNSIPLSRFVVAVPTLGSLIVDANFCVSSGKEIAKGIAEFPPQLDGKTVRDIKGTYGLVRVTVSWKGRISDD, encoded by the coding sequence ATGGAAGGAGCAAACAACTGGCTTGAATTCAAATGGGAAGATCCAAAACTAAAGCTAATTCCCAATTCCGAATCTCTTGGATTCGGGGAGAACTATGATAACTTAGGTAAGCTAGAAAATCTCGAAAAAGTCGGGTATACTACACTCAAAAAAACTATTGCTGATCTTGCTGTAACCCGAGACAGCAACACCCGGAAGTCGTGTTTGCGTGTTTTAGCTGTTATGATACCGGAAGCAGTCAGATTTCAGAAACTGTCTGATCCTTTTAGCACTGCTATGCAAAATCTAAGTGATATAAAATTCGATGAGGTTTGGATGGAAGAACTTATCAAAAGTTGGGGAAACTTATCGGATATGTTATTGCGCGAGGATCAGTACGCAATTTACTTCCGTCTACCAAGAGATAAAGAGACTAATCAACCGAATATCCTCACACGAACAAAAGAGATAGGAATTGTGACATCCATGGATGCTGCTAAGTGTATTGCCCTGTTAAAAGGGAATTACCCTGCACCCAAACTCCAATTCGCTGCGTTTTCACCTGTTTCTAATGCTCCTAGTACTTCCATTCGAGGTAAAGGATTACCGCTACTTCAAGTTTACTCCGTCTACATCAACAATCTTGTCGGAGAAATTGAATTGTATGGAAAGGTACAAATCGATGATGGGTTAGGTACCTTCCATTTGTACAATCGACAGAGAACTAGTTACGAGTCTATTCAAGTGTCCGAGGGTGTCACGCTTTCTGGACCCTATCGCGGTACATCAGCTAGTCAGTACTTTGAAGTGAATCTCGATCTTAAAAAACGAGGTAATTCTGTTGGTTTAGATGTAGATATAAGTAAGGGAAGTTTTTCTTGGGATCTTTGTCAGCTTAGCAATAACAATTACTATGACAAACAATTGTCTTATGTTGTGCACGGTAAAAATAGTTCGGCCACAGTTTATTACACCCCATTTCGCGATGCTGTGCAGGCTAACGTAGAAGTTGTGCTCATAAATGGAGATGGTAAGGACCCGGCTGAAGTGTATGGAAGTATGGTTGCTCGTTATAGCAACTACAACGATCAAAGTAAGTACTATCAAAGCGTACTTTTTAGCAAGTCGAGTAAAGATTGTGTGAAAGTGAAGGCTGGGAACTCGATTCCATTGTCGAGGTTTGTTGTAGCTGTGCCTACTTTAGGGTCACTTATTGTTGATGCAAACTTTTGTGTTAGTTCTGGTAAAGAAATTGCTAAGGGGATTGCTGAGTTTCCTCCTCAGTTGGATGGTAAGACTGTTAGAGATATCAAGGGGACATATGGCCTAGTTCGAGTGACCGTGTCTTGGAAGGGTCGGATCTCTGATGATTGA